The window ccttaaaaaagagataaaattaagtagaaaaagataataaaagatatttaaactTACTATTGTTAtaaatgagagactaaaaaaaataattttaatttaataaaattgtataatatttttcaaatttgagaaaatattataagaacctccacaaattcaaacacTAAAGAAAGGGATTActccttttaaaatttatcttgaTTAACGATCAACGTTCAGTGGGCTGACCTCCCATTTCAGATTTTGGGCTTAGGCCCATACAAATTACAGCCGAGTGAAGTGGGCCGGCCCATTTAAACATCTCTCCCTAAACCCCTTAAACCCTAAAACCATTTCTGAAGCGCAGAAGCTACATAGGAGACTAACCATTTTTGATCTTGGGAATCAGATCCTCAACGTTAGTGCTTTCTACTCTCTCTTTACGCAAATATCATCTTTCTACAATTTAGTGTCACAATGTgtatataatttgtaaaaacatTGATTcctttgttattaattattattttcagacACCGAAATAAGAATCAAAGTAGCGTGCGTGCGTGAATTCGATGATGTCTGGGTACGTTAGACGAGCATTCTCGTACCGGAACATGCTGTGGCTCCGAAACTCAGGTGTTGTTCGTGGTTGCGACGTGTGGTCTCCCATTCAGATGTGCGATAGCAACAGAGTGTTGACTCTTCCGGCAACGCCTAATTTTGTTGCGGAAAGTCGCAGAGCCTTTGCCAAAGGGCGAAAGTCAAGTACGTCTTTGTTTCTTATCTCGGCACAAGTGATGGTTTTTCTTGTTACCGTTTGTTTAGGTTTGAGCTTTGTTGGTTTAGTTTATGGAGGGGAATTGAATATGGACATGTAGAGGTAGTTTGGTAGGGTCATTTTGGCATTGTTTTCGGATTGAAATTGTAGTTCCAGCTGTGCAactcttataataattaataaattaataaatgtcaACATTTTAGTATTTTGAGTAATAAACATGCTctattctctttaatttttttattcattttaagtgTTCTGATTTTGATTTTCTGTTGTGAATGGATTTTCTTGGTGCTATTACGTGTTTTTTTTATGGGAATTTAGCCTAAATTTCAAGCACCAAACAAAAATTCTAGGGTGGATTTAGTTGAGACATTTCTGAAACACTGAATGGCAGTTCTGAAGATGAAGAATAAGAGAAAGTTGGGATAGTTTCTTGAATTTCACAGCATTTTTGTATGAATCAGATGCATGTGATTTTTCTAGGGTTGTTGGTGGAATTTGCTTATTGAATTGAGTTTGCAGTCTGTGAAAATGAAATGTTTAAGTAATGAGGGTTTGTAAAGTTTTATGATTGTAAGTACAAACCTACGAGGCATGCAATTCTCTTTACTGGTTGGAAATTGCAATCAGCGAACTCCAAGGATCAAGCTGTTAGATTTTGAAATTGATATGGGTTTTTTCTGATTGAAACATGTTGATATTTGATAGCTTGCCTGAACAATTTTCTTTGTTGAACTATTGTAGTGTGCAGAACTTTTAATGTCTAACTATTATCATGCATTATAAATGTTGATTTTAATGGTCATTGGTTTATACATTTTAGAGGATGAAGGGGGTGCCAGTACAATTGAAGTTCCACCAAATGCTGGTCCTACTATCAAGGCAAATGCTGTCTCGCAGATGGAGGCTGCAATGGCTGCATTATCAACAGAACTAAGCAAGCTACGAACAGGAAGGGCATCCCCAGGTATATTAATGCGTGTTTATAGATCATCTGTGTCTCTTGATAGTTAATGATCGAATGCAATAATGATGGGCATGCCTCTACAGGAATGCTTGACCATATCATTGTTGAAACTAGTGGTTTGAAGATGCCTTTGAATCGGCTTGCTGTTGTTTCAGTCTTGGATCCAAAAACCTTGTCTGTTAATCCGTATGATCCAGAGGTACTTTACCTTAGGACTTCGAGTTTGTTATTACTTATTTGTAGATTGCTTAGTACTAAACTAGTATTACTTTTGCATATGATATGCCTAACTTCTGCAGACACTTAAACAATTAGAGAATGCTATTGTTTCATCTCCATTGGGGTTAAATCCTAAATCAGATGGTGAAAGATTGATTGCTGTTATTCCACCGTAAGCACGTATTCTATTGACATTCAATTACTCATGCCTGTCCGAGTGAATTTGGTTGGATATAATAGCTATTAAAGAACTTGAATTTCAAGCTCaatattaattaactaatttactTCTTCACTTTGAAATGACCAGATTGACCAAAGAGCATATGCAGGTAAACTCATTACACTCCAGTTAATTATTGTTTACCCTTTAAACATCTCATTTCATATATCATGCTGATATATCCTTTTTGTTTGACATTTATTTCAGGCTATGACTAAGTTGGTTGCTAAATCATGTGAAGATGCTCGTCAAAGTATTAGAAGAGCTAGGCAAAAGGTTTGGtgtggttttggttttggttttccTTGACATTTTTTTGGAAGGTTTGCCTTTTAGCAATTTAAGGGAATAAGAATGGTGTAGT of the Glycine max cultivar Williams 82 chromosome 13, Glycine_max_v4.0, whole genome shotgun sequence genome contains:
- the LOC100814905 gene encoding putative ribosome-recycling factor, with protein sequence MMSGYVRRAFSYRNMLWLRNSGVVRGCDVWSPIQMCDSNRVLTLPATPNFVAESRRAFAKGRKSKDEGGASTIEVPPNAGPTIKANAVSQMEAAMAALSTELSKLRTGRASPGMLDHIIVETSGLKMPLNRLAVVSVLDPKTLSVNPYDPETLKQLENAIVSSPLGLNPKSDGERLIAVIPPLTKEHMQAMTKLVAKSCEDARQSIRRARQKAMDAIKKLYSSLPKDDIKRLEKEVDDLTKKFIKSAEDICKAKEKEISQG